From the genome of Sulfurihydrogenibium subterraneum DSM 15120, one region includes:
- the lptB gene encoding LPS export ABC transporter ATP-binding protein, producing MEKAKLQLQNIEKSFKGRTVVAGVSLYAEEGEIVGLLGPNGAGKTTTFKCLLGFLKPDRGNVILNGEDITNQPVYERAKKGISFLPQESSIFRDLTVWENLMMFLEFQDISPVERERKAKDLLEEFHILHLKDQKASTLSGGERRRLEIARSLIINPSFLLLDEPFAGVDPVSVKEINSLIKSLVEKEIGVIITDHNVRETLKITDRAYIIAHGKVIAEGTPKEIVENEEVRKVFLGEDFVLV from the coding sequence ATGGAAAAAGCAAAACTTCAGCTTCAAAACATTGAAAAAAGTTTTAAAGGTAGAACCGTTGTTGCAGGAGTATCTTTATACGCAGAAGAAGGAGAGATAGTAGGACTTCTTGGACCAAACGGAGCTGGAAAAACCACAACCTTCAAATGTCTTTTAGGATTTTTAAAACCAGACAGGGGAAATGTAATACTAAACGGTGAAGATATTACCAATCAGCCTGTATACGAAAGAGCTAAAAAAGGTATCAGCTTCTTACCTCAGGAATCATCTATATTTAGAGATTTAACAGTTTGGGAAAACCTGATGATGTTTTTAGAGTTTCAAGACATCTCTCCAGTTGAAAGAGAGAGAAAAGCAAAAGACCTTTTAGAAGAGTTTCACATTTTACACTTAAAAGACCAGAAAGCATCAACCTTATCAGGAGGAGAAAGAAGAAGGTTAGAAATAGCCAGAAGTCTTATAATAAACCCTTCTTTTTTACTATTAGATGAACCGTTTGCAGGAGTAGACCCTGTATCAGTAAAAGAGATAAACTCTCTTATAAAGTCTTTAGTAGAAAAGGAGATAGGCGTTATAATCACAGACCACAACGTAAGAGAAACACTTAAAATAACAGATAGAGCTTATATAATAGCCCACGGCAAAGTGATAGCTGAAGGAACTCCTAAAGAAATAGTAGAAAACGAAGAAGTAAGAAAAGTCTTCTTGGGAGAAGACTTTGTTTTAGTTTAA
- a CDS encoding RsmD family RNA methyltransferase, which produces MRDLRPTSNLVLQAIFNILYSVKGKDFLDLFAGTGQVGIKALEKGAKSVVFVDIEKKRIEDIKKKAKNYANTNFIVSDALKFLKTAQPFDVIFADPPYDYKFYDKLIKLSFDTLKEGGILIVEHRSNNDLSNILPDDFLESRKYGDTVISFWRKE; this is translated from the coding sequence ATGAGAGATTTAAGACCTACTTCTAACTTAGTATTACAGGCAATTTTTAATATCCTTTACTCTGTTAAAGGTAAAGATTTTTTAGACCTTTTTGCTGGAACAGGACAGGTAGGAATAAAAGCTCTGGAAAAAGGGGCAAAGTCTGTAGTATTTGTTGATATAGAGAAAAAAAGGATTGAAGATATAAAGAAAAAAGCAAAAAATTATGCAAATACTAACTTTATAGTCTCTGATGCCTTAAAGTTTCTGAAAACAGCCCAACCCTTTGACGTAATCTTTGCAGACCCTCCTTACGATTATAAATTTTATGATAAACTTATAAAGTTGTCTTTTGATACTTTGAAGGAAGGCGGCATTTTGATAGTAGAACATAGGTCAAACAACGATTTAAGTAATATACTACCAGATGACTTTTTAGAAAGTAGAAAGTACGGAGACACGGTAATATCTTTCTGGAGAAAGGAATGA
- the holA gene encoding DNA polymerase III subunit delta has protein sequence MNEIKIQQLLKEFNLSNLKPLILIYGNEELTKGLFLEKVKSSTPSTVFWGDSLDFKTLLNELGTKSLFQTERTIIVRNFDEFVNNLKKDEIKLFLETLKKVSLPTRFIMACSFDKIPSSEPYKTIVSLSDILVSSKLTPSGFYTSIKNKLSREGKKISEEDLKYLVSLLNNDLTLAKNEIEKLLLYTADKDTITKEDIDAVITPKFEDNVFIFLSQFFKKDKTALKILLNLIENGSHPFEIQSLILYQLEKTLYFKSLIEKGIDQEEAFKKVGITAPIQKANILNILKMLKDEDLERLIKGLYTLEIQQKVFFQDPVEKLTEFVIKNLIK, from the coding sequence ATGAACGAGATAAAAATACAACAACTTTTAAAAGAGTTTAACTTATCAAACTTAAAGCCGTTAATACTCATATACGGCAACGAAGAGTTAACAAAAGGACTGTTTTTAGAAAAAGTAAAATCTTCAACTCCTTCAACAGTTTTTTGGGGAGACAGTCTCGACTTTAAAACACTTCTAAACGAGCTTGGGACAAAGTCATTATTTCAAACAGAAAGAACAATAATAGTCAGAAATTTTGATGAGTTTGTCAACAATTTAAAAAAAGATGAAATAAAGCTATTTTTAGAAACACTAAAAAAAGTAAGCCTGCCTACAAGATTTATAATGGCTTGCTCTTTTGATAAAATACCTTCCTCTGAACCTTACAAAACGATAGTATCTTTATCAGATATCTTAGTATCAAGTAAGCTTACACCATCAGGATTTTACACATCTATAAAAAACAAACTAAGCAGAGAAGGTAAAAAAATATCAGAAGAAGACTTAAAATACCTTGTATCTCTGCTTAACAACGACCTTACACTGGCTAAAAACGAGATTGAAAAACTACTTTTATACACAGCTGATAAAGATACTATAACAAAAGAGGATATAGACGCAGTAATCACGCCAAAGTTTGAAGATAATGTATTTATCTTTCTATCTCAGTTTTTCAAAAAAGATAAAACTGCTTTAAAAATACTATTAAACCTGATTGAAAACGGCTCTCATCCTTTTGAGATTCAAAGTCTAATTTTATATCAGCTTGAAAAGACCCTTTACTTTAAATCTTTAATTGAAAAAGGTATAGACCAAGAAGAAGCATTTAAAAAAGTTGGAATAACAGCTCCTATACAGAAAGCAAACATCTTAAACATACTGAAAATGTTAAAAGATGAAGACCTTGAAAGATTAATAAAAGGTCTTTACACTTTAGAAATACAACAAAAAGTTTTCTTCCAAGACCCTGTAGAAAAGTTAACAGAGTTTGTTATTAAAAATCTGATAAAATAA
- a CDS encoding c-type cytochrome, which yields MNNPNNPVFNYLPHDIPLPLPTGGMDVILVPVFHILLVVSFLVHIVFINVLLGSSVLSVINNWIGHLRGDKNYDRVAYLLTTPVTISENMGALWGVAPLLIVSVMYTAFFYSASVMNSPQWLHIIWGNVVAFLISYLYKFSWHKLENHKALHITIGAIAAILFLSLPPVFMSTVQLYLTPSTWTPNTHFWDVVTRPDVIFRLAHFYLGAFAVNGMFMLLYGIYKRNKGQDLEAANILIRQGKAWFVVPTVINLFVGTLAFFQFPNYGIESFYSKGFELFIIIAVISILVALAIMLKHFLNDNIPTKAVYAAAGFLAITLVFMGLTRHGMRISLLELAIAQMQKNTQEYLAQVEKDYKEAKSKPTGISVAEASHLSEGEKLIAKNGCTACHSVDQKIVGPAFKEVAKRGYTPDKIVQLIYQPQPSNWPGYPPMTPMTNVPKDEAEKIAKWITELK from the coding sequence ATGAATAATCCAAATAATCCAGTATTTAACTATCTACCCCACGACATTCCATTACCACTACCTACAGGTGGTATGGATGTAATATTAGTTCCTGTATTCCATATTCTTTTGGTAGTATCGTTTTTAGTACACATTGTATTTATTAACGTACTTTTAGGATCTTCAGTACTTTCTGTAATAAATAACTGGATTGGGCATTTAAGAGGAGATAAAAATTACGACAGAGTGGCCTATTTACTAACTACACCTGTCACAATAAGTGAGAATATGGGAGCTCTTTGGGGTGTGGCACCACTTCTAATTGTATCTGTTATGTACACAGCCTTTTTCTACTCTGCATCTGTTATGAACTCTCCACAATGGCTTCACATAATCTGGGGAAACGTAGTGGCATTCTTAATATCCTACTTGTATAAGTTTAGCTGGCATAAACTTGAAAACCACAAAGCTCTTCATATAACAATAGGAGCTATTGCTGCTATACTCTTTTTATCACTTCCACCTGTGTTTATGTCTACCGTTCAGCTGTACCTTACCCCTTCTACATGGACTCCTAATACTCACTTTTGGGATGTTGTTACAAGACCAGATGTTATTTTCAGATTAGCACATTTTTACCTTGGAGCTTTTGCAGTAAACGGTATGTTTATGCTACTTTATGGTATTTATAAAAGGAATAAAGGTCAAGATTTAGAAGCAGCAAACATACTTATTAGACAAGGAAAGGCATGGTTTGTAGTTCCAACTGTAATTAACTTGTTTGTAGGAACACTTGCATTCTTCCAATTTCCTAACTACGGAATTGAAAGCTTCTATTCAAAAGGTTTTGAATTATTTATAATCATAGCAGTAATATCAATACTTGTAGCTCTTGCTATAATGCTAAAACACTTTCTTAACGATAACATACCTACAAAAGCTGTTTATGCCGCAGCTGGATTTTTAGCAATCACTCTTGTATTTATGGGACTTACAAGGCACGGTATGAGAATATCTCTTTTAGAACTAGCTATAGCTCAAATGCAGAAAAACACTCAAGAATATTTAGCCCAAGTAGAAAAAGATTACAAAGAAGCAAAAAGTAAGCCTACTGGAATATCCGTTGCAGAAGCTTCACATTTGTCTGAAGGTGAAAAGTTAATAGCCAAAAATGGCTGTACTGCCTGCCACTCCGTAGACCAAAAGATTGTAGGTCCAGCATTTAAAGAAGTTGCAAAGAGAGGATACACACCTGACAAAATAGTTCAGCTCATATACCAACCACAACCTTCCAACTGGCCAGGATACCCTCCAATGACTCCCATGACCAACGTTCCAAAAGACGAAGCTGAAAAAATTGCCAAGTGGATAACAGAACTAAAATGA
- a CDS encoding c-type cytochrome: MFDYPIFEMPVLGHRLIFAIDAILHVLISHGAAVGGSIVLALTQWYAIKTNDQKLYDLTYKILFVLFVAATAIGALTGIGIWIHANIIDPPAIGSLLRVFFWKWFTEWIVFNVELIFLLLWFLTWKSYGWEKRHANLKFGVVYAVASWLTMVIITAILGFMLTPGNWLKSDFPAQPDYLASLFNPSWIPSLMFRTFFAIGFAAAISMYWTWWFTRNDLDLREKAERWFGRIVLATIPITAVFGLWYYAQIPPEAKSLMFVAGLTTKYIGHKEMLIIALLGAFVLILVAVFAFYIKPKAVPFALASLMMVSYVFLVAEFERIREFVRKPYIIYGYMYAHGIRNFDVAHLNQVGVLKYASFVPPQYRTITEENKVKVGEYLFKLECRVCHSVNGVNAITKKVKGLGETAIYYRIGTLNSPATPFMPPFVGTDEERKALAAYLSTLVNQKETITAKNNTGGLNNE, encoded by the coding sequence ATGTTTGATTACCCGATTTTTGAGATGCCCGTTTTAGGGCATAGGCTCATCTTTGCTATTGATGCTATTTTGCACGTTTTAATTTCCCACGGTGCAGCGGTAGGAGGTAGTATAGTACTAGCTTTAACCCAATGGTACGCTATTAAAACCAACGATCAAAAGCTCTACGACCTTACTTACAAAATTTTGTTTGTACTTTTTGTAGCAGCTACAGCTATAGGTGCTTTGACAGGTATTGGTATATGGATTCATGCAAACATAATAGACCCTCCGGCTATAGGATCGCTTCTTAGAGTTTTCTTCTGGAAGTGGTTTACAGAGTGGATTGTGTTTAACGTTGAGTTAATTTTTCTACTTTTATGGTTCTTAACTTGGAAAAGCTACGGATGGGAAAAAAGGCACGCAAACTTAAAGTTTGGAGTAGTTTACGCGGTAGCATCATGGCTAACAATGGTAATAATTACAGCAATACTTGGATTTATGCTTACTCCTGGAAACTGGTTAAAATCAGATTTCCCTGCACAACCAGATTATTTAGCATCACTGTTTAATCCAAGCTGGATACCATCTTTGATGTTTAGGACTTTCTTTGCAATAGGATTTGCTGCTGCAATATCGATGTATTGGACTTGGTGGTTTACAAGGAATGATTTAGATTTGAGAGAGAAAGCGGAAAGATGGTTTGGTAGAATTGTACTGGCAACAATACCAATAACAGCAGTATTTGGTCTTTGGTACTATGCTCAAATTCCTCCAGAAGCTAAATCTCTAATGTTTGTAGCAGGTCTTACAACAAAGTACATAGGACATAAAGAGATGCTCATAATAGCATTGCTTGGTGCCTTTGTTTTAATATTAGTTGCAGTATTTGCATTTTATATAAAGCCAAAAGCAGTCCCATTTGCTTTAGCTTCTTTAATGATGGTATCTTACGTTTTTTTAGTTGCAGAGTTTGAAAGGATAAGAGAGTTTGTTAGAAAACCTTACATAATATATGGTTATATGTACGCTCATGGAATAAGAAACTTTGATGTTGCACATTTAAACCAAGTTGGAGTGTTAAAGTATGCATCTTTTGTTCCTCCTCAGTACAGGACTATAACTGAAGAAAACAAAGTAAAAGTAGGAGAGTATTTATTTAAACTTGAGTGTAGAGTTTGTCATTCTGTTAACGGTGTAAACGCAATAACTAAAAAAGTTAAAGGTCTTGGTGAAACTGCTATCTATTACAGAATAGGAACTTTAAACTCACCAGCTACACCTTTTATGCCACCGTTTGTAGGAACGGACGAAGAAAGAAAAGCTTTAGCAGCTTACCTTTCAACTTTAGTTAATCAAAAAGAAACTATAACAGCAAAAAACAATACAGGAGGGCTTAACAATGAATAA
- the coaD gene encoding pantetheine-phosphate adenylyltransferase, whose translation MTTKVCVYPGTFDPVHFGHLDIVERALNIFETVVVAIAENPKKKPFFSLEERIKMFQDAVSKYKGRVIVEGFSGLLVDFMKKYDTKIIIRGVRLFTDFEYELQIAMTNYKLDKVETFFMMPQQELIHISSTIVKDVAIHGGDVSSMVTPFVKSMLEEKVKALWEKS comes from the coding sequence ATGACAACGAAGGTATGTGTGTATCCTGGAACCTTTGATCCTGTGCATTTTGGTCATCTTGACATAGTAGAGAGAGCACTTAACATATTTGAAACGGTTGTTGTGGCAATAGCAGAAAACCCAAAGAAAAAACCATTTTTTTCCCTTGAAGAAAGAATAAAAATGTTTCAAGACGCTGTAAGTAAGTATAAAGGAAGAGTTATAGTAGAAGGTTTTTCAGGTTTACTTGTTGATTTTATGAAAAAGTATGATACAAAGATTATAATAAGAGGTGTTAGACTGTTTACAGATTTTGAGTATGAACTTCAGATAGCTATGACAAATTACAAGTTAGATAAAGTAGAGACATTTTTTATGATGCCACAGCAGGAACTTATCCATATAAGCTCTACCATAGTAAAAGATGTAGCAATACACGGGGGTGATGTAAGCAGTATGGTTACCCCATTTGTAAAAAGCATGTTAGAAGAAAAGGTAAAAGCACTATGGGAAAAGTCTTAA
- a CDS encoding RluA family pseudouridine synthase, giving the protein MEEIITFEVNEEYIGLRLDQFLAKVYPEYSRSYYQDLIEKGFILKEDKPVKKPSLKVKAGEIYNVVIPPPQPLEINPENIPLDVYYEDEDLAVVYKPPGMVVHPSVGHTSGTLVNALLYHFKNVSMYQGKERAGIVHRLDKDTAGLIVVAKSEFAHKELQKMFQNREIDKKYKAIVVGIVKKDHGIIDLPIGRSIYDRQKMGIVATNLRDALTEYWVEKRWEEHNLTMVDIKLHTGRTHQIRVHFSAIGHPLLNDEVYGFKKSKLGSKLAVELSDILNYHALVAYSLAFKHPRTNKDLHIKLEKLPHPIPYIIEKLDG; this is encoded by the coding sequence ATGGAAGAGATTATAACATTTGAAGTAAATGAAGAATACATAGGATTAAGGTTAGACCAGTTTTTAGCGAAAGTCTATCCAGAGTATTCTCGGTCTTACTATCAAGACTTGATAGAAAAAGGCTTTATTTTAAAGGAAGATAAACCAGTTAAAAAACCTTCTTTAAAGGTTAAAGCTGGGGAAATTTATAATGTCGTTATACCACCACCACAACCTTTAGAAATAAACCCAGAGAATATACCGTTAGACGTATACTATGAAGATGAAGATCTTGCGGTTGTTTATAAACCTCCAGGAATGGTAGTTCACCCTTCAGTAGGGCACACAAGTGGAACCCTTGTAAATGCACTTTTGTATCATTTTAAGAATGTATCTATGTATCAGGGAAAAGAAAGGGCAGGAATAGTCCACAGACTTGACAAAGATACAGCAGGTTTAATAGTGGTTGCAAAGTCAGAGTTTGCCCACAAAGAGCTCCAAAAAATGTTTCAAAACAGAGAAATAGATAAAAAATATAAAGCAATCGTGGTAGGCATTGTAAAGAAAGACCACGGTATAATAGATTTACCTATCGGAAGGTCAATATACGACAGACAAAAGATGGGAATAGTAGCAACAAATCTAAGAGATGCCCTTACGGAGTACTGGGTTGAAAAAAGATGGGAGGAACATAACCTTACAATGGTTGACATAAAACTTCATACAGGAAGAACACATCAAATAAGAGTTCATTTTTCAGCTATAGGACATCCACTTTTAAACGATGAAGTTTACGGATTTAAAAAAAGTAAATTAGGTTCAAAGTTAGCGGTAGAGCTGTCAGATATTCTTAACTATCACGCACTTGTCGCCTACAGTCTGGCATTTAAACATCCACGAACTAATAAAGATTTACACATAAAGTTAGAGAAACTCCCACACCCAATTCCATACATCATTGAGAAGTTAGATGGTTAA
- a CDS encoding DUF6394 family protein translates to MINWGKVWSDFFIFLALTSNIGFIFSHDPYQLIIAIGVNLIATVLKFGAKKILSAELLATALVADLHLIPAAILYFSETHVDLAIGLAVGAAVANAISIILLFIEMVMEYRKQEDNY, encoded by the coding sequence TTGATAAACTGGGGAAAAGTTTGGTCAGACTTTTTTATATTCTTGGCTTTGACTTCAAATATTGGGTTTATCTTTAGTCATGACCCTTATCAGCTAATTATTGCTATCGGTGTAAATCTTATAGCAACTGTTTTAAAGTTTGGAGCTAAAAAAATTCTATCTGCAGAGCTTTTAGCAACAGCGTTAGTTGCAGACCTTCATTTAATTCCTGCAGCTATACTTTACTTTTCTGAAACTCACGTAGACTTAGCAATAGGACTTGCTGTAGGAGCTGCTGTTGCAAACGCCATATCTATAATCTTACTTTTTATTGAAATGGTCATGGAGTATAGAAAACAAGAAGATAACTATTAA
- a CDS encoding riboflavin synthase: MFTGLIEEVGKIKSIKKNSDGIRLVVSCRKVLDGTVLGDSIAVNGVCLTVVEMDKESVSFDVSQETIKRSNLSFLKTGDYVNLERSLTPQSRLGGHIVQGHVDTTGSIVSITPLGSHTNFKISFPPEYENLVIEKGSIAIDGISLTINYLNKNVIDLNIIPHTLENTNLKYRKVGDVVNIEFDILGKYVAKMIGRWYDKEEKLKNLLENW, translated from the coding sequence ATGTTTACAGGGTTGATTGAAGAAGTAGGAAAGATAAAAAGTATTAAAAAAAACTCTGATGGAATAAGGTTGGTTGTGAGCTGTAGAAAAGTGTTAGATGGAACTGTTTTAGGAGATAGTATAGCGGTAAATGGTGTTTGTTTAACAGTTGTAGAGATGGATAAAGAAAGCGTAAGTTTTGACGTGTCTCAAGAGACTATAAAAAGAAGTAATCTTTCCTTTTTAAAAACTGGAGATTATGTAAACCTTGAAAGGTCTTTGACCCCACAATCTAGACTAGGAGGACACATAGTTCAAGGACATGTTGATACCACAGGAAGTATAGTATCTATAACCCCACTTGGAAGCCACACAAACTTTAAAATATCTTTTCCACCTGAGTATGAAAATCTTGTAATAGAAAAAGGGTCTATCGCAATAGACGGAATAAGCCTAACTATAAATTATCTAAACAAAAATGTTATAGACTTAAACATAATTCCCCATACCCTTGAAAACACAAACCTTAAATATAGAAAAGTGGGAGATGTTGTAAATATAGAGTTTGACATTCTTGGAAAGTATGTTGCCAAGATGATTGGAAGGTGGTATGATAAAGAAGAAAAGTTAAAAAATCTACTTGAAAACTGGTAA
- a CDS encoding lytic transglycosylase domain-containing protein produces MVKKILLSILFTVFFSYADYDQILDLYKSDFEKIDLDKAYSVINDSKNFALSSYVALKVASFLYYSGNLEKAEKFIDQADKKAFLKEDYPFYLYIYSKVKKDKQALINLATEFTYTYYGYKAYLELYPQLSEEDKEKAVESCIKNRHYEKVKYLIYTLEDQNAINYYLLRLTKDVSYFLSISQDSPYYEKALKLVSSFNKEYENSYINYLIEKNQLDKLKEFLTQRAKGEFYRQNYDLFLMYVELLKSYFQTLSPDLTWLMFLYNYTQGEKDLASYYLDQYKKYSKDPYKILYWESLLNENQLTVPKTQLKVEDITPYLALIYYKNKIKPDILKNRRCSLDTDSIALVIEQLRENEYKLAYIEGNDYIKTNPCERLYSIMPEITVKCFGQNSLCSYVKPFLKVEDKKLENIAYAVIKQESFFDPYAISWSNAVGLTQFIPKTAKWTAENLKVDNFDITDLFNPDLSIKFSLWYLNRLISMFDGELIYVFASYNSGENAVKKFIENKKPRDLAEFIEMYPYDETRDYVKKVLRNYVIYEALEE; encoded by the coding sequence ATGGTTAAAAAAATCCTTTTATCAATACTTTTCACAGTATTTTTTTCTTATGCAGATTATGACCAGATTTTAGACCTGTATAAATCAGACTTTGAAAAGATTGACTTAGATAAAGCATACTCAGTTATTAATGATAGCAAAAATTTTGCTCTAAGTAGTTATGTAGCTCTTAAAGTAGCTTCCTTTTTGTATTACAGTGGAAACTTAGAAAAGGCAGAAAAGTTTATAGACCAAGCAGATAAAAAAGCCTTTCTAAAAGAAGACTATCCGTTTTACCTTTACATCTACTCAAAAGTAAAAAAAGATAAGCAAGCTTTAATAAACCTTGCAACTGAATTTACTTACACATATTACGGCTATAAGGCATACTTAGAATTATACCCTCAGCTGTCAGAAGAAGATAAGGAAAAAGCTGTAGAAAGCTGTATAAAAAATAGACATTACGAAAAAGTTAAATATTTAATTTATACATTAGAAGACCAAAACGCTATTAACTACTACCTTTTAAGATTAACGAAAGATGTATCCTACTTTTTAAGTATAAGCCAAGATAGTCCATATTATGAAAAGGCTTTAAAATTGGTTTCAAGCTTTAACAAAGAGTATGAAAACAGTTATATTAACTACCTTATTGAAAAAAATCAGCTGGATAAACTCAAAGAGTTTTTAACTCAAAGGGCAAAGGGAGAGTTTTACAGACAAAATTATGACTTATTTTTAATGTATGTAGAACTTTTAAAAAGCTACTTTCAAACTCTATCCCCAGACTTGACTTGGCTGATGTTTTTATACAATTACACTCAAGGAGAAAAAGACCTTGCAAGTTATTACTTAGACCAGTATAAAAAATACTCAAAAGACCCTTATAAGATACTTTACTGGGAATCTTTGTTAAATGAAAATCAGCTAACTGTCCCTAAAACTCAGTTAAAAGTAGAAGATATTACACCCTATCTTGCACTTATTTACTATAAAAACAAAATCAAACCAGATATTCTTAAAAACAGAAGATGCTCTTTAGACACAGACAGTATAGCTTTAGTAATAGAACAGTTAAGAGAAAATGAGTATAAACTTGCCTACATAGAAGGAAACGATTACATTAAAACAAACCCTTGTGAGAGGCTTTACAGCATAATGCCAGAGATTACTGTAAAGTGTTTTGGTCAAAATTCACTGTGTAGTTATGTAAAACCATTTTTAAAAGTAGAAGATAAAAAGTTGGAAAATATAGCTTACGCTGTTATAAAACAGGAGAGCTTTTTTGACCCTTACGCTATCTCTTGGTCTAACGCTGTAGGACTTACTCAATTTATCCCTAAAACAGCCAAGTGGACAGCTGAAAATCTAAAGGTTGATAACTTTGACATTACCGACCTTTTTAATCCTGATTTAAGTATAAAGTTTTCCCTGTGGTATTTAAACAGGCTTATCAGTATGTTTGATGGAGAACTTATTTACGTATTTGCATCTTACAATTCTGGAGAAAATGCTGTAAAAAAATTTATAGAAAATAAAAAGCCAAGAGATTTAGCAGAGTTTATAGAGATGTACCCTTATGATGAAACAAGGGATTATGTTAAAAAAGTACTAAGAAACTATGTTATATACGAAGCTCTGGAGGAGTAA
- a CDS encoding potassium channel family protein: MKNKKIPHYGKVKPINYRYIYEEQFYDVLGKLKLPLMIVIFTTMVGVLIFMIANNKSDGQSVVNFFFHTVISISTIGYTEGYSENVIMNRLLSAVFIIIAFPLGYMYGLVKTIQVLTTSNLDKIYRYWRMYKDMEKINDHFIITPFNEITKEIMKDFKKRKIPFILIEPDRSKEQEIQAFNPNYYVFDEPHKRAVLLGCFIERAKGLITAFEENTQDLAVIVTARLIRPDKDNFYIFATATTEGSAEKMKLLGANEVIVPQQTIGKRIVSLVLHPPSPIVSNFLNKIAFGERTDIDIAEVYVDENSWIVGKALKDIHLRKNTNTTIVAIVKPDGKMDIAPSGDTIIKAGETLLLLGKPVNVEKAKIYINKPQEVES, encoded by the coding sequence ATGAAAAATAAAAAAATTCCACACTATGGAAAAGTAAAACCTATCAATTACAGATACATCTACGAAGAACAATTTTATGATGTTTTGGGAAAACTCAAACTCCCTTTAATGATAGTTATATTTACAACTATGGTTGGTGTCCTCATATTTATGATAGCAAATAATAAATCCGATGGACAAAGTGTTGTAAATTTCTTTTTCCATACGGTGATATCTATTTCAACTATAGGATATACAGAAGGATACAGTGAAAATGTTATAATGAACAGACTCCTCTCTGCAGTCTTTATTATAATTGCTTTTCCTTTAGGATACATGTATGGACTTGTTAAAACAATACAAGTTCTGACTACAAGCAACCTTGATAAAATATACAGATACTGGAGGATGTATAAAGATATGGAAAAGATAAACGACCACTTTATAATTACTCCCTTTAATGAGATAACAAAAGAGATAATGAAAGACTTTAAAAAGAGAAAAATACCATTTATACTGATTGAACCTGATAGAAGTAAAGAACAAGAGATACAGGCGTTTAATCCAAATTATTACGTTTTTGATGAACCACACAAAAGGGCTGTTTTACTCGGATGTTTTATAGAAAGGGCAAAGGGTTTGATAACAGCTTTTGAAGAGAATACTCAGGATTTGGCGGTAATAGTAACAGCAAGGCTAATAAGACCTGATAAAGATAATTTCTACATCTTTGCTACTGCAACTACAGAAGGGTCTGCAGAAAAGATGAAGCTCCTTGGAGCTAATGAGGTTATCGTTCCACAGCAAACAATAGGCAAAAGAATAGTATCGCTAGTATTACATCCACCTTCTCCTATAGTTTCCAACTTTTTAAACAAAATAGCTTTTGGCGAGAGAACAGATATAGATATTGCAGAAGTTTACGTAGATGAAAACTCTTGGATAGTGGGAAAAGCTTTAAAGGACATACATTTAAGGAAAAATACTAATACTACTATTGTCGCTATAGTTAAACCTGACGGAAAAATGGATATCGCTCCAAGTGGTGATACAATTATAAAAGCAGGAGAAACTCTATTACTACTTGGCAAACCTGTTAACGTTGAAAAAGCGAAAATTTACATAAATAAACCACAGGAGGTTGAGTCTTGA